A single genomic interval of Camelina sativa cultivar DH55 chromosome 11, Cs, whole genome shotgun sequence harbors:
- the LOC104721663 gene encoding probable protein phosphatase 2C 59, producing MGYLNSVLSSSSQVHADDGPVSGGGLSQNGKFSYGYASSPGKRSSMEDFYETRIDGVDGEIVGLFGVFDGHGGARAAEYVKQNLFSNLIRHPKFISDTTAAIADAYNQTDSEFLKSENSQNRDAGSTASTAILVGDRLLVANVGDSRAVICRGGNAIAVSRDHKPDQSDERQRIEDAGGFVMWAGTWRVGGVLAVSRAFGDRLLKQYVVADPEIQEEKVDSSLEFLILASDGLWDVVSNEEAVGMIKTIEDPEEGAKRLMMEAYQRGSADNITCVVVRFFSDQAGGVGSSSNSVPIDHGINPDSST from the exons ATGGGATATCTCAATTCTGTGTTGTCATCTTCGAGTCAGGTTCATGCTGACGATGGACCTGTTAGCGGCGGCGGCCTCAG tcAAAACGGGAAGTTCAGCTATGGATATGCAAGCTCTCCTGGTAAAAGATCTTCAATGGAGGACTTCTATGAGACTAGAATCGATGGCGTTGATGGCGAAATAGTTGGTCTATTTGGTGTCTTTGACG GTCATGGAGGTGCACGTGCCGCTGAATATGTGAAGCAAAATCTGTTCAGTAACCTGATCAGGCATCCAAAGTTCATCTCTGATACCACAGCAGCTATAG CTGATGCATACAACCAAACAGACTCGGAGTTTCTCAAATCAGAAAATAGTCAGAACAGAGATGCTGGTTCAACAGCGTCAACAGCCATCTTAGTTGGTGACCGTTTACTTGTTGCAAATGTAGGGGACTCTAGAGCTGTTATATGCAGAGGTGGCAATG CTATTGCTGTATCCCGAGATCACAAGCCTGATCAAAGTGATGAGCGTCAAAGAATTGAGGATGCAGGAGGATTTGTCATGTGGGCTg GAACATGGAGAGTTGGTGGAGTTCTTGCTGTTTCTCGTGCATTTGGCGATAggttgctgaagcagtatgttgtTGCTGATCCGGAGATACAG GAGGAGAAAGTTGATAGCTCTCTCGAGTTTCTCATTCTTGCAAGTGATGGTCTCTGGGATGTCGTATCTAACGAG gaAGCCGTAGGCATGATCAAGACGATAGAAGATCCCGAGGAAGGTGCAAAGAGACTGATGATGGAAGCTTACCAAAGAGGAAGTGCAGACAACATAACTTGTGTCGTCGTACGTTTCTTTTCAGACCAAGCAGGAGGAGTAGGTTCCAGCAGCAACAGTGTCCCAATCGATCATGGTATCAATCCGGACTCATCAACCTAG
- the LOC104727632 gene encoding H/ACA ribonucleoprotein complex subunit 1-like, which produces MAGIINEEKLGRRIQTYYREERACKREEAKLAKWFGDLTPEQRDIFADDIPEAFLGERNGGAQGGANGGAQGGANGGEGEANGGGANGGAQGGGNGXKKNRTFIEILMNV; this is translated from the exons ATGGCTGGTATTATCAATGAGGAGAAGCTTGGTAGAAGAATCCAAACTTACTACCGCGAAGAACGCGCGTGCAAGCGTGAAGAAGCTAAACTTGCAAAGTGGTTTGGGGATCTCACTCCTGAACAGAGAGATATCTTTGCAGACGACATCCCAGAAGCTTTTCTC GGCGAAAGAAACGGCGGAGCACAAGGAGGTGCTAACGGCGGAGCACAGGGAGGTGCTAACGGCGGCGAG GGCGAAGCCAACGGTGGCGGTGCTAACGGCGGAGCACAGGGAGGTGGTAACGGCNaaaaaaaaaacagaacgtTCATAGAGATTCTAATGAATGTGTAA
- the LOC104727633 gene encoding peroxidase 46-like, giving the protein MANGNLGDYLSEGYIESISLILTGRRDGRVSMAANVRPNIIDTDFSLDQMIDAFSSKGLSIQDLVVLSGAHTIGASHCNAFNGRFKQGSKGSLELIDASLDKSYAETLMNKCSSSESSSLTVSNDPETSSTFDNQYYRNLETHKGLIQTDSALMDDDRTRKMVEALASDEEIFFHRWSESFVKLSMVGVRVGEDGEIRRTCSAVN; this is encoded by the exons ATGGCTAATGGAAACTTAGGAGACTACTTGTCAG AGGGCTACATTGAGAG TATTAGTTTGATTCTGACAGGGAGGAGAGACGGGAGAGTATCTATGGCTGCAAACGTAAGACCGAACATAATCGACACAGATTTCAGTCTCGACCAAATGATCGATGCCTTCTCTTCTAAAGGCTTGTCTATTCAAGATCTCGTCGTTCTCTCtg GAGCACACACGATTGGGGCTTCGCATTGCAACGCATTCAATGGAAGATTCAAACAAGGCTCAAAAGGGAGTTTAGAGCTGATCGACGCGTCTCTCGACAAGTCATACGCAGAGACACTAATGAACAAGTGTTCGTCTTCAGAATCTTCGTCATTGACGGTGAGCAATGATCCGGAAACATCTTCGACATTCGATAATCAGTACTATAGGAATCTGGAGACGCACAAGGGTTTGATTCAAACGGATTCTGCACTGATGGATGATGATCGAACGAGGAAGATGGTGGAGGCACTGGCGAGTGATGAGGAAATCTTTTTTCATAGATGGAGTGAGTCATTTGTGAAGCTGAGTATGGTTGGTGTGAGAGTTGGTGAAGATGGTGAGATTAGACGTACTTGTTCTGCCGTTAACTAA